TATCGAAAGTGGGGCTTTAGCCCCGCAAAAAGCTTCTTTTGTTCTACAAGCAACTATGCGAGGCTAAAGCCTCACTTCCAAAAATAGCATTTTACATGCAAATTTTACAAAATAAAATAGATGTGTAAGGGCAGTTTTAATCCATCTTACAAACAATATCACCAATTTCTCTGCCCAGTGAAGAAGCGACGACAGAGCATTTAACTTTGAGTAAAAAACAGATATTTTTACGACGTAGCGGAGTCATACACTCATAATTTCCCATCCCTTTAGCGATAATCACATCAGCACTGTCAAAGAGTTCTTGGGACTCGGGTGAAGCCAACTCATAGACAAATCCGGGAGTAGGGACACCGCTATCGATTAGAGTACAGACGTCGTCTATTTTGGCTTCCAATGCCTCTTTCATTGTGACATCATTAATGATGACATTGCCTCGCACCATATAGGTGATGTCGAGGTTTGGAAAGAGTTTTGAGAGATGTTCTATAGCGAGTTTATCGAACAGATGTTCCCCTGTATTATCGCCGATGTAGAGTAATGTTTGAGCATTATGCAACTGATGAGAAAGTTTTGGAGAATCATCGTGAGCAAAAGGTGTTTTATAAACAGAGGTGATGGCATCGTGCAAATCAAAACTCACTTCGGCGGCGAGATCGATTACATTTCCCACTACAGCGGTTTTGAGGAGTGCGATAAACGGATCATAGGAGTTTTGGATTGATTCGGTACAAAAAGGGAGATAGTGCGAGGCTTGTTCAGATGCATGGGCTTTTTGCTCATCATAGAGATCATCTTTTTGGGCAAATAGTGCCATTTGCTCATATAGCGGTGCAGCGATTACAGGGGGTGAGAGGGTAAAATCAGCACTAAAAAGTTCACTCTCCACGTACTGGGTAATCGTTTTGGTTAATACTTCATTTGCCCTAATAGCTTCACAAACACGGCGACTTTGACCTGCGATGCACTGGATACACTCAGGTTGTATGGTCATCGATCACTTTACCCCACATGAGTTTGTATTTACGGCGCATAAATTCAACTTCTTGTTGAGAGAGTTTGAGTTGTTCGGTGAGTGTTGCGATGGTGCGGCGGTCTTCATCGTAGAGCTCTTGAAGTGAACCCAGTGCCTCTTTGAGAAACATATTTTCGTTTTTAATCGACTCTATCGTCTCTTCTTTAGCGGTAAGAACTTTTTCATGGAGATTGATGATAGTGCCGATTGTTTTTTCGACAAAATTAGCACCCACGATAATATCGCTTCCAGAAGCATTAAGCTCTTGGAGGGTTGCAGGGACAATCCCAGCCATTATATTGGAAGCATCGACGAGAACTTCTCCATCGTCGATAGTCGTCGAGAGTTTCCCTCTCATGATTAATGCTTCAACCTCTTCTTTATCCACTTCTGCCAAACGGGCGTATTCGTTGATGCTCATCCATTGTCCTTGCATAGGTTACCCTTTGATTAATTATGGATTGATAGCAATAAGTATACCTAAATTATAAAATCGTCTCGATTTCCAGTGAATCCATCTCCACTTTTTTCGCTTTAGCGATGCGATCCTCTTCGAGTTTCATACGAAGTTCACTATTTTCCAATGCCAAGATTTGCATTGCAAGATAGGCCGCATTCACCGCTCCCGCTTTACCCAAAGCAACGGTAGCAACCGGCATACCCGATGGCATTTGAACAGTTGAGAGCATTGCATCCATACCATCCATAGCACCACCTTTCATGGGAACACCGATAATCGGTTTGACTGTTTTAGAAGCGAGTACCCCCGCTAAATGGGCTGCCATTCCCGCTGCTGCGATAAACACTTGCGCCCCTTTGGCTTCTGCTGTTATGATGTACTCTTTGGTACGTTCAGGGCTTCGATGTGCTGATGAGATGATAAGTTCGTACTGAACCCCAAACTCTTCAAACGTATCCGAACATGCTTTCATAATCTCATAATCACTTTTGCTTCCCATAATAATTGATACGAATTTCATTTTTTGCTCCTTTGGTTTTGTAATTAATACCCGTCATTCCCGCGTAGGCGGGAATCCAGCTTTTTTTGGGATGGATCCCCGGGTCAAGCCCGAGGATGACGATGGTGTGTTAACATTTCGTGACCATCCCCATATCCTCCGTAGCAGGGATACGAAAAAAGGTAAAGTGAGGCAGAGCGCATGGCAATCTAAAACGGTTCAAATTCCCACTGTGCACCTGATCCCATACTTTTCCACCCTCAGCGAGAAGTTGTTTAAAAATAATAACCCATTGACCCTCACATTTCTCTACCGTTCCAATCTCATTATCACATGGGTATAAGAGTGACTCATCGGGTACGACGAGTTCCATTACGTCATCAGGAAACGTTTTGTATTTACACTCA
The sequence above is drawn from the Sulfuricurvum sp. genome and encodes:
- a CDS encoding DUF3972 domain-containing protein gives rise to the protein MQGQWMSINEYARLAEVDKEEVEALIMRGKLSTTIDDGEVLVDASNIMAGIVPATLQELNASGSDIIVGANFVEKTIGTIINLHEKVLTAKEETIESIKNENMFLKEALGSLQELYDEDRRTIATLTEQLKLSQQEVEFMRRKYKLMWGKVIDDHTT
- the purE gene encoding 5-(carboxyamino)imidazole ribonucleotide mutase translates to MKFVSIIMGSKSDYEIMKACSDTFEEFGVQYELIISSAHRSPERTKEYIITAEAKGAQVFIAAAGMAAHLAGVLASKTVKPIIGVPMKGGAMDGMDAMLSTVQMPSGMPVATVALGKAGAVNAAYLAMQILALENSELRMKLEEDRIAKAKKVEMDSLEIETIL
- a CDS encoding ARMT1-like domain-containing protein; protein product: MTIQPECIQCIAGQSRRVCEAIRANEVLTKTITQYVESELFSADFTLSPPVIAAPLYEQMALFAQKDDLYDEQKAHASEQASHYLPFCTESIQNSYDPFIALLKTAVVGNVIDLAAEVSFDLHDAITSVYKTPFAHDDSPKLSHQLHNAQTLLYIGDNTGEHLFDKLAIEHLSKLFPNLDITYMVRGNVIINDVTMKEALEAKIDDVCTLIDSGVPTPGFVYELASPESQELFDSADVIIAKGMGNYECMTPLRRKNICFLLKVKCSVVASSLGREIGDIVCKMD